The following are encoded in a window of Pseudomonas graminis genomic DNA:
- a CDS encoding OprD family porin, with amino-acid sequence MKKASTAVFALSVLAISVAAQAEPTSQEFVPTTLATSNLQGEAKGFLEDSKLTGSTKNWYANELLRRGGEFTRKENGVVVDSDPRRINWVQGTIVDYSSGFTQGTVGFATQMAVYNAVALDRDKDDLMGGANRTLTENNGDPVGQWSKMGLANIKARVSNTTLTAGRQSMNTPVLAYIGNRALPSSFEGVSILSEEFNNISIQAGSFDRVSPRTEQSLTKFRSEYTNNTATADRVDMAGVDYKPFKSLTTSFYASNVEDFWHQYYFAFTHELGDPDVLGLSTNLNYYKTKDSGQKKMGEIDNDTYSLSLTATHKAHSFSVAYQEVEGDTYFDYVHDTNAIFLANSLLSDFNGPNEKSVQLSYLLNMADYGVPGLKFNIYQARGFDIDGTHYKGTAYDVSRMDGETHYEYGVGSSYTLQSGPLKASTMRATYTTHRASANQADGSINEFRLVTTIPFNIM; translated from the coding sequence GTGAAAAAAGCCAGCACTGCTGTATTCGCCTTATCCGTACTCGCCATCAGCGTCGCGGCCCAGGCAGAGCCGACCAGTCAGGAATTCGTTCCGACCACATTGGCCACCAGCAACCTCCAGGGCGAAGCCAAGGGCTTCCTGGAAGACTCGAAGCTGACCGGTTCGACCAAGAACTGGTACGCCAACGAACTGTTGCGCCGTGGCGGCGAGTTCACCCGCAAAGAGAACGGCGTTGTGGTCGACAGCGACCCGCGCCGGATCAACTGGGTTCAGGGCACCATCGTTGACTACAGCTCGGGCTTCACCCAGGGCACTGTCGGTTTTGCCACACAAATGGCGGTCTACAACGCCGTTGCGCTGGACCGTGACAAAGACGACCTGATGGGCGGCGCCAACCGTACGCTGACCGAGAACAACGGCGACCCTGTCGGGCAGTGGAGCAAGATGGGCCTGGCCAACATCAAGGCGCGCGTTTCCAACACGACCCTGACCGCCGGCCGTCAGTCGATGAACACCCCGGTGCTGGCCTACATCGGCAACCGCGCACTTCCTTCGAGCTTCGAAGGTGTGAGCATCCTGAGCGAAGAGTTCAACAACATCTCGATCCAGGCCGGCAGCTTCGACCGCGTGTCGCCACGTACCGAGCAGAGCCTGACCAAGTTCCGCTCCGAGTACACCAACAACACCGCCACCGCCGACCGCGTTGACATGGCAGGCGTGGATTACAAACCGTTCAAGAGCCTGACCACCAGCTTCTACGCCTCCAATGTCGAAGACTTCTGGCATCAGTACTACTTCGCCTTCACCCACGAACTGGGTGACCCCGATGTACTGGGCTTGAGCACCAACCTGAACTACTACAAGACCAAGGATTCCGGTCAGAAGAAGATGGGCGAAATCGACAACGACACCTACAGCCTGTCGTTGACCGCCACTCACAAGGCGCACAGTTTCAGCGTCGCGTACCAGGAAGTCGAAGGCGACACCTACTTCGACTACGTCCACGACACCAACGCCATCTTCCTGGCCAACTCCCTGCTCTCGGACTTCAACGGCCCGAACGAGAAGTCGGTTCAGCTGAGCTACCTGCTGAACATGGCCGACTACGGTGTGCCAGGCCTGAAATTCAACATCTATCAGGCGCGCGGTTTCGACATCGACGGTACCCATTACAAAGGCACCGCCTATGACGTCTCGCGAATGGACGGCGAAACTCACTACGAATACGGTGTTGGCTCGTCGTACACCCTGCAGTCTGGCCCGCTCAAGGCGTCGACCATGCGTGCGACCTACACCACTCACCGCGCGAGCGCCAATCAGGCTGACGGCAGCATCAACGAGTTCCGTCTGGTGACCACGATTCCATTCAACATTATGTAA
- a CDS encoding ABC transporter substrate-binding protein → MKSTFKLATLRSAIALAVFSVAVGVSAKPLVVCTEASPEGFDTALYTTAVTADASAETIYNRLVDFKPGTTEIVPALAETWEISDDGLTYTFHLRKGVKFHTTEYFKPTRDMNADDVVWSFQRQLDPNHPWHKQSMVGYPYFESMGFKELLKSVEKVDDSTVKFTLTRREAPFLADVAMAFASVYSAEYADQLLKTNKTDNLNSQPIGTGPFVFQRYAKDAQVRFKANPDYFRGKPPADTLIFAIATDNNVRLQKLKANECQIALYPKPDDIPSIKKDTNLKVDELNAMTTAYIAMNTTHKYMSDVRVRKAIEIAFDKEAYVNALFGKGNATVAVNPYPDTLLGYNKELKNPAHDLDKARALLKEAGVPEGTVLTLFTRNGGGPTNPNPMLGAQMMQADLAKVGIKLDIRVMEWGEMLKRAKNGEHDMVSAGWAGDNGDPDNFLTPNLSCEAAKNGENYARWCNQKFQTLIDQAREKTDPAERASLYEQAQVIFNQDLPWISMAHTKMFTAMRNNVEGYHISPLTTNNFATTQAK, encoded by the coding sequence TTGAAATCGACATTCAAACTCGCAACATTGCGCAGCGCGATCGCACTGGCGGTATTCAGCGTTGCGGTCGGCGTATCGGCCAAGCCTCTGGTGGTCTGCACCGAAGCCAGTCCGGAAGGTTTCGACACGGCGCTCTACACCACCGCCGTGACCGCCGATGCGTCGGCGGAAACCATTTACAACCGTCTGGTGGATTTCAAGCCGGGCACCACCGAGATTGTTCCCGCGCTGGCTGAGACGTGGGAGATCAGCGATGACGGCCTGACCTACACGTTCCATCTGCGCAAGGGCGTCAAGTTTCACACCACCGAATACTTCAAACCGACCCGCGACATGAACGCCGATGACGTGGTCTGGAGCTTCCAGCGTCAACTGGACCCCAACCACCCTTGGCACAAACAGTCGATGGTCGGTTACCCGTACTTCGAAAGCATGGGTTTCAAAGAGCTGCTGAAGAGCGTCGAGAAAGTGGACGACAGCACCGTCAAGTTCACCCTGACCCGCCGCGAAGCGCCGTTCCTAGCGGACGTCGCCATGGCATTCGCTTCGGTGTACTCGGCGGAATACGCCGATCAGTTGCTCAAGACCAACAAGACCGACAACCTCAACAGCCAGCCCATCGGCACCGGTCCGTTCGTCTTCCAGCGCTACGCCAAGGACGCTCAGGTTCGCTTCAAGGCCAACCCGGATTACTTCCGCGGCAAGCCGCCGGCTGACACCCTTATCTTTGCGATCGCCACCGATAACAACGTGCGCCTGCAGAAGCTCAAGGCCAACGAGTGCCAGATCGCCCTGTATCCGAAGCCGGACGACATCCCGAGCATCAAGAAAGACACCAACCTCAAGGTTGATGAGCTGAACGCGATGACCACCGCGTACATTGCCATGAACACCACGCACAAATACATGAGCGACGTGCGGGTGCGTAAGGCCATCGAAATCGCATTTGATAAAGAAGCCTACGTCAACGCCCTGTTCGGCAAAGGCAACGCCACCGTCGCCGTGAATCCGTATCCGGACACGCTGCTGGGTTACAACAAAGAGCTGAAAAACCCTGCCCACGATCTGGACAAGGCCCGCGCCTTGCTCAAGGAAGCGGGTGTCCCTGAAGGCACGGTACTGACCCTGTTCACGCGCAACGGCGGCGGTCCGACCAACCCGAACCCAATGCTCGGCGCACAAATGATGCAGGCCGATCTGGCCAAAGTCGGCATTAAGTTAGATATACGCGTCATGGAATGGGGCGAAATGCTTAAACGTGCCAAAAACGGCGAACACGACATGGTGTCGGCCGGCTGGGCAGGTGACAATGGCGACCCTGATAACTTCCTGACCCCGAACCTCAGTTGCGAGGCCGCCAAAAACGGCGAAAACTACGCGCGCTGGTGTAATCAGAAGTTCCAGACGTTGATCGATCAGGCTCGGGAAAAAACCGACCCGGCCGAACGCGCTTCGCTCTACGAGCAAGCTCAGGTGATCTTCAATCAGGACCTGCCATGGATCAGCATGGCGCACACCAAGATGTTCACTGCAATGCGCAACAACGTGGAGGGTTACCACATCAGCCCTCTCACCACTAATAACTTCGCTACCACCCAAGCGAAGTAG
- a CDS encoding ABC transporter permease subunit: MFSFIARRVGLLIPTFFGITLLTFALIRLIPGDPVEVMMGERRVDPEMHAQAMERLGLNKPLYAQYIDYVGKLAHGDLGESLRTRTSVWSEFTSLFPATLELSIAALIFAGILGLLAGVIAALKRGSLFDHGVMGISLAGYSMPIFWWGLILIMFFSVSLGWTPVSGRIDLLYDIPPKTGFMLIDTLLSDEEGSFMDALRHLILPAIVLGTIPLAVIARMTRSSMLEVLREDYVRTARAKGLSPARVVFVHGLRNALIPVLTVFGLQVGTLLAGAVLTETIFSWPGIGKWLIEAIGARDYPVVQNGILLIACLVILVNFVVDILYGFANPRIRHQR, encoded by the coding sequence ATGTTTAGTTTTATCGCTCGCCGAGTGGGGTTGCTCATACCCACCTTCTTCGGCATCACCTTGCTGACCTTCGCCTTGATTCGCCTGATTCCGGGCGACCCTGTCGAAGTCATGATGGGTGAACGCCGGGTCGATCCGGAAATGCACGCCCAAGCCATGGAACGTCTTGGCCTGAACAAACCCCTTTATGCGCAATACATCGATTACGTCGGCAAGCTCGCCCATGGCGACCTGGGCGAATCGCTGCGTACGCGCACGAGCGTGTGGTCCGAATTCACTTCGCTGTTCCCGGCAACACTGGAACTGTCGATTGCGGCGCTGATCTTCGCAGGCATTCTCGGGCTGCTGGCCGGTGTCATTGCAGCACTGAAGCGAGGGTCCCTGTTCGACCATGGGGTCATGGGTATCTCCCTGGCGGGGTACTCGATGCCGATCTTCTGGTGGGGCCTGATCCTGATCATGTTCTTCTCGGTATCCCTGGGCTGGACCCCGGTATCGGGGCGTATCGACCTGCTCTACGACATTCCCCCGAAAACCGGCTTCATGCTGATCGACACCTTGCTCAGCGATGAAGAAGGTTCGTTCATGGACGCCCTGCGTCACCTGATTCTGCCGGCCATCGTGCTGGGCACCATTCCGCTGGCGGTCATCGCCCGGATGACCCGCTCCTCGATGCTCGAAGTCCTGCGTGAAGACTACGTGCGCACGGCGCGCGCCAAGGGCCTTTCGCCGGCTCGCGTGGTGTTCGTTCACGGCTTGCGCAACGCGCTGATCCCGGTGCTGACGGTTTTCGGTCTGCAAGTGGGCACGCTGCTGGCCGGTGCGGTTCTGACCGAAACGATCTTCTCCTGGCCGGGCATCGGCAAGTGGCTGATCGAAGCCATCGGCGCCCGTGACTACCCTGTCGTGCAAAACGGCATCCTGCTAATCGCCTGCCTGGTGATTCTGGTCAACTTCGTGGTGGACATCCTCTACGGCTTTGCCAACCCACGCATTCGTCATCAGCGCTGA
- a CDS encoding peptide ABC transporter ATP-binding protein, with translation MSEIVLTARDLTRHYDVSRGLFKPHATVRALNGVSFELEAGKTLAVVGESGCGKSTLARALTLIEEPSSGSLKIAGQEVTGATKAQRKQLRKDVQMVFQSPYASLNPRQKVGDQLGEPLLINTSLSAAERREKVQAMMAQVGLRPEHYQRYPHMFSGGQRQRIALARAMMLQPKVLVADEPTSALDVSIQAQVLNLFMDLQQEFNTGYVFISHNLAVVRHVADTVLVMYLGRPAEMGPKEEIYNRPLHPYTQALLSATPTIHPDPSKPKIKIVGELPNPLNPPSGCAFHKRCPYATERCAVEVPELRWVDNRQVACHYAEQFVA, from the coding sequence ATGAGCGAAATCGTACTGACCGCTCGTGACCTTACTCGTCACTATGATGTGTCCCGTGGGCTGTTCAAGCCCCATGCAACCGTGCGCGCGCTCAACGGCGTGTCGTTCGAACTCGAAGCCGGCAAGACCCTGGCGGTGGTCGGTGAGTCCGGCTGCGGCAAGTCCACCCTCGCCCGCGCGCTGACGCTGATCGAAGAGCCTTCTTCGGGCTCGCTGAAAATCGCCGGCCAGGAAGTCACCGGCGCGACCAAGGCGCAACGCAAGCAGCTGCGCAAAGACGTGCAGATGGTGTTCCAGAGCCCGTACGCATCGCTCAATCCGCGGCAGAAAGTCGGTGATCAACTGGGTGAGCCGCTGCTGATCAACACCAGCCTTTCCGCCGCAGAACGCCGCGAGAAAGTGCAGGCGATGATGGCTCAGGTCGGCCTGCGTCCCGAGCACTATCAGCGCTACCCGCACATGTTCTCCGGCGGTCAGCGTCAACGTATCGCGCTGGCGCGGGCGATGATGCTGCAGCCCAAAGTGCTGGTGGCGGACGAACCGACTTCCGCGCTCGACGTGTCGATTCAGGCCCAGGTGCTGAACCTGTTCATGGATCTGCAGCAAGAGTTCAACACCGGTTACGTGTTCATCTCCCATAACCTGGCAGTGGTACGTCACGTCGCCGACACGGTGTTGGTGATGTACCTCGGTCGCCCGGCCGAAATGGGTCCCAAGGAAGAGATCTACAACCGTCCGCTGCACCCGTACACCCAGGCCCTGCTGTCTGCGACTCCGACGATCCACCCGGACCCGTCGAAGCCGAAGATCAAAATCGTCGGCGAATTGCCTAACCCGCTGAACCCGCCGTCCGGCTGCGCGTTCCACAAGCGCTGCCCGTACGCGACCGAACGCTGCGCCGTCGAAGTGCCGGAGCTGCGCTGGGTCGACAACCGCCAGGTTGCTTGCCATTACGCGGAACAGTTTGTGGCGTGA
- a CDS encoding ABC transporter ATP-binding protein has product MSLLNIKNLNVRFGDATATPVVDGLDLAVDKGEVLAIVGESGSGKSVTMMALMGLIEHPGIVTADALVFDGKDMLTLNARQRRKIVGKDMSMVFQDPMTALNPSYTVGFQIKEVLKQHLGLSGRAAHQRALELLQKVEIPGAAQRLDAYPHQLSGGMSQRVAIAMAIAGEPKLLIADEPTTALDVTIQAQIMDLLLALQKEQDMALVLITHDLAVVAETAQRVCVMYAGQAVEVGQVPQLFDIPAHPYSEALLAAIPEHSMGAARLSTLPGIVPGRYDRPSGCLLSPRCPYVQDKCRQQRPGLDPKAHSLARCFFPLNQEVA; this is encoded by the coding sequence ATGTCTCTTTTAAACATCAAGAACCTCAACGTGCGCTTCGGCGACGCCACGGCCACCCCGGTCGTCGATGGCCTGGACCTGGCCGTCGACAAGGGCGAAGTGCTGGCAATCGTGGGCGAATCGGGTTCGGGTAAATCCGTGACCATGATGGCGCTCATGGGCCTGATCGAGCACCCCGGCATCGTCACCGCCGACGCTCTGGTCTTCGACGGCAAGGACATGCTCACGCTGAATGCACGCCAGCGTCGCAAGATCGTCGGCAAAGACATGTCGATGGTCTTTCAGGACCCGATGACCGCGCTGAACCCGAGCTACACCGTGGGCTTCCAGATCAAGGAAGTGCTCAAGCAGCACTTGGGTCTGTCTGGTCGTGCTGCCCATCAGCGCGCACTGGAATTGCTGCAGAAGGTTGAAATCCCGGGCGCTGCACAGCGTCTGGACGCCTACCCGCATCAACTCTCGGGGGGCATGAGCCAGCGCGTTGCAATCGCCATGGCCATCGCCGGCGAGCCAAAGCTGCTGATCGCCGACGAACCGACCACCGCGCTGGACGTGACCATTCAGGCGCAGATCATGGACCTGCTGCTGGCTCTGCAAAAAGAGCAGGACATGGCGCTGGTGCTCATCACCCACGACCTTGCGGTGGTGGCTGAAACCGCTCAGCGGGTCTGCGTGATGTATGCCGGGCAGGCGGTGGAAGTGGGTCAGGTCCCCCAACTGTTCGACATCCCGGCGCACCCGTACAGCGAAGCATTGCTGGCAGCGATCCCCGAACACAGCATGGGCGCCGCGCGCCTGTCGACGCTGCCGGGCATCGTGCCGGGTCGCTATGACCGTCCAAGTGGTTGCCTGCTCTCGCCGCGCTGCCCGTACGTCCAGGACAAATGCCGCCAGCAGCGCCCGGGCCTCGACCCGAAAGCCCATAGCCTGGCGCGTTGCTTCTTTCCGCTGAATCAGGAGGTGGCGTAA
- a CDS encoding ABC transporter substrate-binding protein — MRTNIVVPSLIAAGLLAMTPVVQAASKSLVFCSEGSPAGFDIGQYTSGTDNDAAEPIYNRLAEFARGETTVVPALATRWDISPDNLTYTFHLREGVKFHSNKIFTPTRDFNADDVLFTFNRMLHKDHPFRVAYPTEFPFFTSMGLDKNIKSVEKTDPMTVVFTLNKVDAAFIQNVSMNFASILSAEYADKLMASGDVRDINQAPIGTGPFVFQRYQKDSQIRYVRNTQFWDPSRVKIDQLIFAINTDASVRIQKLKKDECQVTLNPRPADVASIEADKDLQVIKKPGFNLGYITYNVRHAPLDNLQVRQALDMAVDKKAIIEAVYQGAGQLAQNSMPPTQWSYDDTVKDAPYSPEKARELLRAAGVKEGTELTLWAMPVQRPYNPNAKLMAQMLQADWAKVGIKATIVSYEWGEYLKRSKNGEHDISLIGWTGDNGDPDNWMGTLYSCASIGGNNYSMWCDEKYDALVKAAVSNTNKDERIALYKQAQHYLKEQVPITPIAHSTVIQPLRKEVQGFLVSPFNRNNFSGVSIAE, encoded by the coding sequence ATGCGTACGAATATCGTTGTGCCATCACTTATTGCCGCCGGCCTTTTGGCGATGACGCCTGTCGTTCAGGCCGCCAGCAAAAGCCTGGTCTTCTGTTCGGAAGGCAGCCCGGCCGGGTTTGATATCGGTCAGTACACCTCGGGCACTGACAATGATGCCGCTGAGCCGATCTATAACCGTCTCGCCGAGTTCGCACGCGGTGAGACCACGGTGGTACCTGCTCTCGCCACCCGCTGGGATATCTCCCCTGACAACCTGACCTATACGTTCCATCTGCGTGAAGGCGTCAAGTTCCACAGCAACAAGATCTTCACGCCCACGCGCGATTTCAACGCCGACGACGTGCTGTTCACCTTCAATCGCATGCTGCACAAGGACCATCCGTTCCGCGTGGCGTATCCGACGGAGTTTCCGTTCTTCACCAGCATGGGCCTGGACAAGAACATCAAGTCGGTGGAAAAGACCGACCCGATGACCGTCGTGTTCACACTCAACAAAGTTGATGCGGCGTTCATCCAGAACGTTTCCATGAACTTCGCGTCAATTCTGTCCGCCGAATATGCCGACAAATTGATGGCTTCGGGCGATGTCCGCGATATTAACCAGGCGCCTATTGGCACGGGTCCTTTTGTATTTCAACGCTATCAAAAAGATTCTCAGATTCGCTATGTGAGAAACACACAGTTCTGGGACCCGAGTCGGGTCAAGATTGATCAGTTGATCTTCGCCATCAATACAGATGCTTCGGTGCGCATTCAAAAACTCAAAAAAGACGAGTGCCAGGTGACGCTTAATCCGCGTCCGGCTGATGTCGCGTCGATCGAGGCGGATAAGGACCTGCAGGTCATCAAAAAGCCCGGCTTCAATCTCGGTTACATCACCTACAACGTGCGCCACGCCCCGCTGGACAACTTGCAGGTTCGTCAGGCGCTGGACATGGCGGTGGATAAGAAAGCGATCATCGAGGCGGTGTACCAGGGCGCCGGGCAACTGGCCCAGAACTCCATGCCACCGACCCAGTGGTCTTACGACGACACGGTCAAGGACGCGCCCTACAGCCCGGAAAAAGCCCGCGAGTTGCTGCGCGCCGCCGGCGTCAAGGAAGGCACCGAACTGACCCTGTGGGCCATGCCGGTCCAGCGCCCCTACAACCCCAACGCCAAGCTGATGGCCCAGATGCTTCAGGCCGACTGGGCGAAGGTGGGCATCAAGGCAACCATCGTCAGTTACGAGTGGGGCGAATATCTCAAGCGCAGCAAGAACGGCGAGCATGACATTTCGCTGATCGGCTGGACCGGTGACAACGGTGACCCGGACAACTGGATGGGCACGCTGTACAGCTGCGCCTCCATCGGGGGCAATAACTACTCGATGTGGTGCGACGAAAAATATGACGCACTGGTCAAGGCCGCTGTTTCGAACACGAACAAGGACGAGCGCATTGCGCTGTACAAACAGGCTCAGCATTACCTGAAAGAACAGGTACCCATTACGCCGATTGCCCACTCGACGGTGATCCAGCCGCTGCGTAAGGAAGTGCAAGGTTTCCTGGTCAGCCCGTTCAACCGCAACAACTTCTCGGGCGTCAGCATCGCCGAATAA
- a CDS encoding ABC transporter permease subunit has translation MSTPTPVVAVDQSLLYPSVYKEFWQHFAKNKGAVAGLLFMLVIVFCALFAPWVAPHDPSEQYRDFLLTPPVWLEGGQWQFLLGTDELGRDLLSRLIQGSRLSLLIGLSSVVMSLIPGILMGLLAGFFPKILGPTIMRLMDIMLALPSLLLAVAIVAILGPGLINTVIAIAIVSLPSYVRLTRAAVMGELNRDYVTAARLAGATLPRLMFITVLPNCMAPLIVQATLSFSSAILDAAALGFLGLGVQPPTPEWGTMLASARDYIERAWWVVSLPGLTILLSVLAINLMGDGLRDALDPKLKNAA, from the coding sequence ATGAGCACACCTACTCCCGTAGTAGCAGTCGATCAAAGCCTGCTCTACCCGTCCGTTTACAAAGAGTTCTGGCAGCACTTCGCCAAGAACAAAGGCGCCGTCGCGGGCCTCTTGTTCATGCTGGTGATCGTGTTCTGCGCCCTGTTCGCGCCGTGGGTTGCCCCCCATGACCCGAGCGAGCAATACCGTGATTTCCTGCTGACCCCGCCGGTCTGGCTTGAAGGCGGCCAATGGCAGTTTCTCTTGGGCACCGATGAACTGGGCCGCGACCTGCTGTCGCGTCTGATCCAGGGTTCGCGCCTGTCGCTGCTCATCGGTCTGTCGTCGGTGGTGATGTCGCTGATTCCGGGGATCCTCATGGGTCTGCTGGCCGGCTTCTTCCCGAAGATCCTGGGCCCGACCATCATGCGTCTGATGGACATCATGCTGGCACTGCCATCGCTGCTGCTGGCTGTGGCCATCGTCGCGATCCTCGGCCCTGGCCTGATCAATACCGTCATAGCCATCGCCATCGTTTCGCTGCCGTCGTACGTGCGTCTGACCCGTGCTGCGGTCATGGGCGAGCTGAACCGTGACTATGTGACCGCCGCGCGTCTGGCCGGCGCAACGCTGCCGCGCCTGATGTTCATCACCGTGCTGCCCAACTGCATGGCGCCGCTGATCGTTCAGGCCACGTTGAGTTTCTCCTCGGCGATCCTCGACGCTGCGGCGCTGGGCTTCCTGGGTCTGGGTGTACAACCGCCGACGCCTGAGTGGGGCACCATGCTCGCTTCGGCCCGCGACTACATCGAACGCGCCTGGTGGGTGGTGAGCCTCCCGGGTCTGACCATTTTGCTCAGCGTGCTGGCAATCAACCTGATGGGCGACGGTCTGCGCGATGCGCTGGACCCGAAACTCAAGAACGCCGCCTGA
- a CDS encoding ABC transporter substrate-binding protein, with product MLKKAVIPFLLGAGLIASAPFAHAASNLVFCSEGSPAGFDPGQYTTGTDFDASAETVFNRLSQFERGGTAVIPGLATSWDVAPDGLTYTFHLREGVKFHTTPYFKPTRTFNADDVLFTFNRMINKDDPFRKAYPTEFPYFTDMAMDTNIKKIEKVDDHTVKMTLGTVDAAFIQNLAMSFASIQSAEYAAQLLKEGKPEDINQKPIGTGPFVFKSYQKDSNIRFTGNKDYWKPEDVKVDNLIFAITTDASVRAQKLKKGECQITAYPRPADLAPLKADPALKMPDQAGFNLGYIAYNVMPKIKGEDKPNPLADLKVRQALDMAVNKKSIIDAVYQGAGQLATNAMPPTQWSYDTTIKDAPFDIAKAKDLLKQAGVKEGTEITLWAMPVQRPYNPNAKLMAEMLQNDWKKIGINAKIVSYEWGEYIKRAKAGENGAMLIGWSGDNGDPDNWLGTLFGCDALNGNNFAKWCDKPFDTLIHQAKETTDQAKRTELYKQAQHLLKDAVPMTPIAHSTVYQPMRKEVQDFKISPFGLNSFYGVSVSGK from the coding sequence ATGCTCAAAAAAGCGGTCATTCCGTTTCTTCTCGGCGCAGGTTTGATCGCCAGCGCTCCCTTCGCCCATGCAGCATCGAATCTGGTGTTCTGCTCCGAAGGCAGCCCTGCTGGTTTCGATCCAGGTCAATACACCACCGGTACCGACTTCGATGCTTCGGCCGAGACCGTTTTCAACCGTTTGAGCCAGTTCGAACGTGGCGGCACCGCTGTCATTCCAGGCCTGGCCACCAGCTGGGACGTTGCCCCGGACGGCCTGACCTACACCTTCCACCTGCGTGAAGGTGTGAAATTCCATACCACGCCGTACTTCAAACCGACGCGTACCTTCAATGCCGATGACGTGCTGTTCACGTTCAACCGCATGATCAACAAGGACGACCCGTTCCGTAAGGCGTACCCGACCGAATTCCCGTACTTCACCGACATGGCGATGGACACCAACATCAAAAAGATCGAGAAGGTCGACGACCACACCGTCAAAATGACCCTCGGCACTGTTGATGCTGCGTTCATCCAGAACCTGGCGATGAGCTTCGCGTCCATTCAGTCCGCTGAATATGCTGCCCAGCTGCTGAAAGAAGGCAAGCCGGAAGACATCAACCAGAAGCCGATCGGCACTGGCCCGTTCGTGTTCAAGAGCTACCAGAAAGACTCCAACATCCGCTTCACCGGGAACAAGGATTACTGGAAGCCTGAAGACGTCAAAGTCGACAACCTGATTTTCGCCATCACCACCGACGCCTCGGTTCGTGCGCAGAAGTTGAAGAAAGGCGAATGCCAGATCACCGCTTACCCGCGTCCGGCTGACCTCGCTCCGCTGAAAGCCGACCCTGCGTTGAAGATGCCTGATCAGGCCGGCTTCAACCTGGGTTACATCGCCTACAACGTGATGCCCAAGATCAAGGGCGAAGACAAGCCGAACCCGCTGGCTGACCTCAAAGTGCGTCAAGCGCTGGACATGGCAGTCAACAAGAAATCCATCATCGATGCCGTGTATCAAGGCGCGGGCCAACTGGCGACCAACGCCATGCCGCCGACCCAATGGTCCTACGACACCACCATCAAAGATGCACCGTTCGATATCGCCAAGGCCAAGGACCTGCTCAAGCAGGCGGGCGTGAAGGAAGGCACCGAGATTACCCTGTGGGCGATGCCGGTTCAGCGTCCTTACAACCCGAACGCCAAGCTGATGGCCGAGATGCTCCAGAACGACTGGAAGAAGATCGGCATCAACGCCAAGATCGTTTCCTATGAATGGGGCGAATACATCAAGCGCGCCAAGGCCGGCGAAAACGGCGCAATGCTGATTGGCTGGAGCGGCGACAACGGTGACCCGGACAACTGGCTGGGTACCCTGTTTGGCTGTGATGCCCTCAACGGCAACAACTTCGCCAAATGGTGTGACAAGCCGTTCGATACCTTGATCCACCAGGCCAAGGAAACCACCGATCAGGCCAAACGCACCGAGCTTTACAAGCAGGCTCAACACCTGCTCAAAGACGCGGTCCCTATGACCCCAATTGCTCACTCGACTGTTTATCAGCCGATGCGCAAGGAAGTTCAGGACTTCAAGATCAGCCCGTTCGGTCTGAACTCGTTTTACGGCGTCAGCGTCAGCGGCAAGTAA